A region from the Acidiferrobacter sp. SPIII_3 genome encodes:
- a CDS encoding hydroxymethylpyrimidine/phosphomethylpyrimidine kinase, whose amino-acid sequence MNPPIVMVFAGNDPTGGAGLQADAEALMSMGCHAAPVVTAITVQDTFGLKGFAALEPGLVVEQARAILEDMPVAAFKVGMAGSLANLTAIAEVIADYPSIPAVIDPVLASGRGDPLSDEPLEDGFRSLLCPLATLITPNSREARRLVPEADTLEACAQGLMSLGSRYVLITGTHEPTDAVVNLLYGNRQFLERFSYRRLPGEYHGSGCTLASSCAAVLAQGLEPVNAIIQALEYTHKTLEAAWSLGMGQQLPDRLFWAREDEVDRD is encoded by the coding sequence GTGAACCCCCCGATCGTCATGGTTTTTGCAGGCAACGACCCGACCGGTGGCGCCGGCCTTCAGGCCGACGCCGAGGCGCTCATGAGCATGGGCTGCCACGCCGCCCCGGTGGTCACGGCCATAACCGTGCAGGACACCTTCGGCCTGAAGGGTTTCGCGGCCTTGGAGCCCGGCTTGGTGGTGGAGCAGGCCCGGGCGATCCTGGAGGATATGCCGGTCGCGGCCTTCAAGGTCGGCATGGCGGGGAGTCTCGCCAACCTGACGGCGATCGCCGAGGTCATCGCGGACTACCCGAGCATCCCGGCGGTCATCGACCCGGTGCTCGCGAGTGGCCGGGGAGATCCGCTGAGCGACGAACCCCTGGAGGATGGATTCCGTTCGCTCCTCTGTCCGCTCGCGACCCTGATCACGCCGAACAGCCGCGAGGCCCGGCGTCTGGTCCCGGAGGCCGATACCCTCGAGGCCTGTGCCCAGGGCTTGATGTCGCTCGGGTCACGTTATGTCCTCATCACCGGCACCCATGAACCGACCGACGCGGTGGTGAACCTGCTTTACGGAAATCGGCAGTTCCTCGAGCGCTTTTCCTACCGGCGTCTGCCGGGGGAGTATCACGGCTCGGGCTGCACGCTGGCATCGAGTTGTGCCGCGGTCCTGGCCCAGGGTCTGGAACCGGTGAACGCCATCATCCAGGCCCTGGAATACACGCATAAGACCCTGGAGGCCGCCTGGTCCCTGGGTATGGGGCAGCAGCTGCCGGACCGCCTGTTCTGGGCCCGGGAAGACGAGGTCGACCGGGATTGA
- the hemL gene encoding glutamate-1-semialdehyde 2,1-aminomutase has translation MTASHRAFMRARSVIAGGVNSPVRAFKGVGGEPIFMQRGEGAYLFDVDGRRYIDYVSAWGPLILGHADPDVTRAVSDAAARGLAFGTPTEAETELALEVRALMPGLERLRFVSSGTEATMTALRLARAVTGRDKVVKFEGGYHGHPDSLLVKAGSGALTLGVPTSPGVPAALAAHTLVARFNDSDSVGALFERHGHEIAALIVEPVAGNMNCVPPVAGFHERLRALCDQYGALLIFDEVMTGFRVAAGGAQALFGIRPDLTTLGKIMGGGLPVGAVGGPAALMDQLLPDGPVFQAGTNSGNPVAMAAGLATLKKLKAPGFYEALGLRVAALTAGLSEAAARHGVAFTTNAVGGMFGLFFTEGPVHYYDDVMRADADRFRRFFHGLLGLGVYLAPSAYEAGFVSAAHTPADIAATVAAAEQVFSRLSGS, from the coding sequence ATGACCGCAAGCCATCGCGCCTTCATGCGCGCCCGATCCGTCATCGCCGGCGGTGTCAATTCGCCCGTGCGCGCATTCAAGGGCGTGGGGGGGGAACCGATCTTCATGCAGCGCGGGGAAGGCGCCTATCTGTTCGATGTCGACGGCCGGCGCTATATCGACTATGTCAGCGCCTGGGGCCCGCTCATCCTCGGTCATGCGGACCCCGATGTGACGCGCGCGGTGTCCGACGCCGCCGCCCGCGGACTGGCCTTCGGCACGCCCACCGAGGCGGAAACCGAACTTGCCCTCGAGGTCCGCGCCCTGATGCCGGGCCTGGAGAGGCTGCGCTTCGTCAGTTCCGGCACCGAGGCCACCATGACCGCCTTGCGTCTGGCGCGCGCCGTCACTGGACGCGATAAGGTGGTCAAGTTCGAGGGCGGCTACCATGGCCACCCCGACTCGCTTTTGGTGAAGGCCGGATCGGGTGCGCTCACGCTCGGGGTACCCACCTCCCCCGGGGTACCGGCGGCGCTCGCCGCTCACACCCTCGTCGCGCGCTTCAACGACTCGGATTCGGTGGGCGCGCTCTTTGAGCGGCACGGCCACGAGATTGCCGCCCTCATTGTCGAGCCGGTCGCAGGCAACATGAACTGCGTGCCCCCGGTCGCCGGCTTTCATGAACGCCTCCGGGCCTTATGCGACCAATATGGCGCGCTGCTCATCTTCGATGAGGTCATGACCGGTTTCCGGGTGGCCGCGGGCGGCGCGCAAGCCCTGTTTGGCATCCGGCCGGATCTCACCACGCTCGGCAAGATCATGGGCGGCGGCCTGCCGGTGGGTGCCGTGGGCGGCCCCGCGGCGCTCATGGATCAGCTGCTCCCCGATGGTCCGGTGTTCCAGGCCGGGACCAATTCCGGGAACCCGGTGGCCATGGCGGCCGGCCTTGCCACCCTGAAAAAACTCAAGGCCCCCGGGTTCTACGAGGCCCTGGGCCTGCGTGTCGCGGCCTTGACCGCCGGGCTCTCGGAGGCCGCCGCGCGCCACGGTGTTGCGTTCACCACCAATGCGGTCGGCGGCATGTTCGGTCTGTTCTTTACCGAAGGCCCGGTGCATTATTACGATGACGTCATGCGCGCCGATGCCGACCGCTTCCGGCGCTTCTTTCATGGACTCCTCGGTCTTGGGGTGTATCTCGCGCCCTCGGCGTATGAGGCCGGCTTCGTATCCGCGGCCCACACACCCGCGGATATCGCGGCCACCGTGGCCGCCGCCGAGCAGGTGTTCTCGCGGCTTTCGGGATCCTGA
- the pip gene encoding prolyl aminopeptidase: protein MAMLYPSTEPYAQHRIAVAAPHILHVEECGNPRGLPVVFLHGGPGAGCEPYHRRFFDPARYRIILFDQRGAGRSVPHAALDGNTTADLVADIEHIRAQLGIERWLVFGGSWGSTLALVYGETHPERVLGLMLRGIFLCRPMEIRWFYQEGANWVYPDYWQDFIAPIPESDRGDMVGAYYRRLTGPDEDERRRCARAWSLWEGRTANLSPKKEVVDFFALDHTAVALSRIECHYFMHDAFLRDNQTLADAHRLAHIPGVIVQGRYDLICPMRNAWELHAAWPRSTLMVVPEAAHSAAEPGITSALVEATDAFARDTRWPPTP from the coding sequence ATGGCCATGCTTTATCCATCCACAGAGCCGTACGCGCAGCACCGCATCGCGGTGGCCGCCCCGCACATCCTCCACGTCGAGGAGTGCGGTAACCCGCGGGGGCTCCCGGTCGTGTTCCTGCACGGCGGTCCGGGGGCCGGCTGCGAGCCCTACCACCGCCGGTTCTTCGATCCCGCGCGCTACCGCATCATCCTGTTCGACCAACGCGGCGCCGGACGATCGGTCCCGCATGCGGCGCTGGATGGCAACACGACGGCCGACCTCGTCGCCGACATCGAACACATACGCGCCCAGCTCGGCATAGAGCGGTGGCTGGTGTTCGGGGGTTCGTGGGGCTCGACGCTCGCGCTCGTTTACGGCGAAACCCATCCGGAGCGGGTGCTGGGCCTGATGCTGCGCGGCATCTTCCTGTGCCGACCCATGGAGATCCGCTGGTTCTACCAGGAGGGCGCGAACTGGGTGTACCCCGACTACTGGCAGGACTTCATCGCGCCCATTCCGGAGTCCGACAGGGGCGACATGGTGGGCGCCTACTATCGGAGGCTCACCGGACCCGACGAGGATGAGCGTCGCCGTTGCGCCCGCGCCTGGTCGTTGTGGGAGGGGCGCACCGCCAACCTGAGCCCAAAGAAAGAGGTCGTGGACTTCTTTGCATTGGACCACACCGCCGTGGCGCTCTCGCGCATCGAATGCCATTACTTCATGCATGATGCCTTCCTGCGCGACAATCAGACCCTCGCGGACGCCCATCGCCTGGCACACATACCTGGCGTCATCGTGCAAGGGCGCTATGACCTGATCTGCCCCATGCGCAATGCCTGGGAGCTGCATGCGGCATGGCCCCGAAGCACCCTCATGGTCGTGCCGGAGGCGGCCCATTCGGCCGCCGAGCCTGGTATCACAAGCGCACTCGTCGAGGCAACAGACGCCTTCGCCCGGGACACCCGATGGCCACCTACGCCATAG
- a CDS encoding GlxA family transcriptional regulator has translation MSVDPIVVVAFPGISPFHLAVPGMVFGEDRRDDGVPLFDVRVCGATPGEIVTTGGFSVRPRYRLDALADAATIIVPGWRDPRERPPASLLIALRAARGRDARLVGLCLGSFVLAAAGVLDGRPATTHWRWAEELARAYPRIDVRRHDLYIDCGDLVTSAGAAAGIDCCLHLLRKECGSAVANKVARRLVVPAHREGDQAQYIERPMPRTPGGRDHFSKAMDWAVRHLHEPCPLDEIAARAFISRRTFTRRVRDTTGNSFGAWLMNERLAFCQRLLETSDRSIDEIARAAGFGSAASLRPHFGAAFGVSPTCYRKGFQLRETKTITRPRQAGRRGRRP, from the coding sequence ATGAGCGTTGACCCGATCGTCGTTGTCGCCTTTCCGGGAATCAGCCCGTTTCATCTGGCGGTACCGGGGATGGTATTCGGGGAAGACCGGCGGGACGATGGCGTTCCGCTCTTCGATGTCCGCGTATGCGGGGCAACACCCGGTGAGATCGTAACGACCGGGGGATTTTCCGTGCGCCCACGGTATCGGCTGGATGCGCTGGCAGATGCCGCGACCATCATCGTTCCCGGCTGGCGGGATCCCCGGGAAAGGCCGCCGGCGTCCCTGCTGATCGCACTGCGCGCGGCTCGGGGCCGCGACGCGCGGCTCGTGGGACTATGCCTCGGCAGCTTTGTCCTGGCAGCCGCCGGGGTCCTCGATGGACGGCCGGCGACCACCCATTGGCGATGGGCCGAGGAACTGGCGCGCGCCTACCCACGCATCGACGTGCGCCGACATGATCTCTACATCGATTGTGGCGATCTCGTCACCTCCGCAGGGGCCGCCGCCGGCATCGATTGCTGCCTACACCTTCTTCGCAAGGAGTGCGGCTCGGCGGTCGCCAATAAGGTCGCCAGGCGCCTCGTCGTACCAGCGCATCGGGAAGGAGACCAGGCCCAATACATAGAGCGGCCGATGCCGAGGACGCCCGGTGGCCGTGACCATTTTTCCAAGGCGATGGACTGGGCCGTGCGCCATCTCCACGAACCTTGCCCTCTGGACGAAATCGCGGCTCGCGCCTTCATAAGCCGGCGAACCTTCACGCGCCGTGTCCGAGACACCACCGGCAACTCGTTCGGCGCCTGGCTCATGAACGAGCGCCTGGCCTTCTGCCAGCGACTCCTGGAGACAAGCGATCGGTCGATCGACGAGATCGCAAGGGCCGCGGGCTTCGGATCAGCGGCATCCCTGCGGCCGCACTTCGGTGCGGCTTTCGGTGTTTCACCCACCTGCTATCGTAAGGGATTTCAGCTCCGCGAGACCAAGACCATAACCCGGCCACGTCAGGCCGGCCGCCGCGGTCGTCGACCCTGA
- a CDS encoding cysteine hydrolase family protein: MSDPRRALIVIDVQNEYVTGRLRVEYPEVHGSLARIGRAMDAAHATGIPIAVIQHHAMGAGASLFARGSAGWGLHETVSRRPYDVRVEKTQPSALAGTGLGAWLRARAIDTLTVAGYMTHNCDDATIRHAVHSGFAVEFLADAAGAVSYWNAAGGASAMDIHRAFIVVLQSRFAAVTTTDAWIDSLRTGAPLARDTILASHERGCAEM; the protein is encoded by the coding sequence ATGTCCGACCCCCGCCGCGCCCTCATAGTCATCGATGTCCAAAACGAATATGTCACCGGCCGATTGCGGGTCGAGTACCCGGAGGTTCATGGCTCGCTCGCGCGCATTGGCCGGGCCATGGATGCCGCCCATGCGACTGGGATCCCGATCGCGGTCATCCAGCACCATGCCATGGGTGCGGGCGCGTCACTTTTCGCGAGGGGGTCGGCGGGGTGGGGGCTGCACGAAACCGTCTCACGCCGCCCGTATGATGTGCGCGTGGAAAAGACCCAGCCAAGCGCCCTGGCCGGAACGGGGCTTGGTGCATGGCTGCGGGCGCGGGCCATCGACACGCTCACCGTCGCTGGATACATGACCCACAACTGTGACGACGCGACGATAAGGCACGCGGTGCATTCCGGTTTCGCCGTCGAGTTCCTGGCTGATGCGGCAGGTGCCGTGTCTTATTGGAATGCGGCGGGAGGGGCGAGTGCTATGGATATCCACCGGGCGTTCATCGTGGTCCTGCAGTCACGTTTCGCCGCGGTCACGACCACCGACGCCTGGATAGATAGCCTGCGGACCGGGGCACCGCTAGCGCGCGACACGATTCTCGCGTCGCATGAACGGGGGTGCGCGGAGATGTGA
- the thiE gene encoding thiamine phosphate synthase produces MKVAGLYVVTDAACCRPEGLARVHAALLGGARVVQLRCKGAGLAIDTAQALVAMGHAFAVPVLVNDDVELAHASHADGVHLGRDDATVEAARARLGPRAIIGASCYADLDRARDLARRGADYLAFGSFYPSRTKPHAARADPSLLTAARSLGKPLVAIGGILPENGRALIAAGASALAVVDGVFGHNDIRGAARAYQRLFEDTV; encoded by the coding sequence TTGAAGGTCGCCGGACTGTATGTCGTCACCGACGCCGCCTGCTGCCGACCCGAGGGTCTGGCGCGGGTACACGCGGCCCTGCTGGGCGGCGCGCGGGTGGTGCAGCTGCGGTGCAAGGGCGCGGGCCTTGCCATCGACACCGCCCAGGCCCTGGTGGCCATGGGCCACGCCTTCGCGGTTCCCGTGCTCGTCAACGACGATGTCGAACTCGCCCATGCGTCGCACGCCGACGGCGTGCATCTCGGACGTGACGACGCCACCGTGGAAGCGGCGCGCGCGCGGCTCGGACCACGAGCGATCATCGGTGCTTCGTGTTACGCGGACCTCGATCGGGCGCGGGATCTGGCGCGGCGCGGCGCGGATTATCTGGCGTTCGGAAGCTTTTACCCGTCACGCACCAAACCTCACGCCGCGCGCGCCGACCCCTCGTTGTTGACGGCCGCCCGTTCGCTTGGCAAGCCGCTGGTGGCGATCGGCGGGATATTGCCGGAGAATGGGCGCGCCTTGATCGCGGCCGGCGCCTCGGCGCTCGCGGTCGTCGATGGGGTTTTCGGGCACAACGACATCAGGGGCGCGGCCCGCGCCTATCAACGGCTTTTCGAGGACACAGTATGA
- a CDS encoding peptide chain release factor 3, with amino-acid sequence MPSLTTEIARRRTFAIVSHPDAGKTTLTEKLLLFGGAIVLAGAVKGRKAARHATSDWMALERERGISVTSSVMQFPYGEAIVNLLDTPGHQDFSEDTYRTLTAVDSVLMVIDAAKGVEAQTVKLLEVCRMRNTPIITFVNKLDREGREPLELLDEIERILNISCAPVTWPLGMGQRFRGICRLVDEMARLMPQGRSERIQEERLLPLRDPDLEVVLGDEYERILQEIELVRGAAPTVDVEAYRAARQSPVFFGSALNNFGVRDLLDAFVAFAPPPLPRPTATRVVAPDEEAFSGFVFKIQANMDPQHRDRMAFVRICSGRYRRGMRLYHVREGREINAANALTFLANERSMADEAYAGDILGLPNHGTIRIGDTFTEGEPLRFTGVPNFAPELFRRVVLRDPLKSKALSRGLEQLTEEGATQLFRPLSGHEMILGALGALQFEVVTYRLRNEYGVEADFEPAPVVAVRWLEADADTLSDLHRRLASHLAKDAGGALAYLAPSRSHLDLTAERFPKARFHAIREQAE; translated from the coding sequence ATGCCCTCCTTGACGACCGAGATTGCCCGTCGCCGGACCTTTGCGATCGTTTCGCATCCCGACGCCGGAAAGACCACCCTCACCGAGAAGCTTTTGCTTTTTGGTGGCGCGATCGTGCTCGCGGGCGCGGTCAAGGGCCGCAAGGCGGCGCGCCACGCTACTTCCGACTGGATGGCGCTGGAGCGCGAGCGCGGGATCTCCGTGACCTCGTCGGTCATGCAATTCCCGTATGGCGAGGCCATCGTGAACCTGCTCGACACCCCCGGCCACCAGGACTTCTCCGAGGACACCTACCGGACACTGACGGCGGTCGACTCGGTGCTCATGGTGATCGACGCCGCCAAGGGTGTCGAGGCCCAGACCGTGAAGCTCCTTGAGGTGTGCCGCATGCGCAACACCCCGATCATCACGTTCGTGAACAAGCTGGACCGCGAAGGTCGGGAGCCGCTTGAGCTGTTGGACGAGATCGAGCGGATATTGAACATCAGCTGCGCACCCGTCACCTGGCCGCTCGGTATGGGTCAGCGTTTCCGCGGTATCTGCCGGCTGGTCGACGAAATGGCACGGCTCATGCCGCAGGGGCGCAGCGAACGCATCCAGGAGGAGCGCCTGCTTCCCCTGCGCGATCCCGACCTCGAGGTCGTCTTGGGCGATGAGTACGAGCGCATCCTTCAGGAGATCGAGCTGGTGCGTGGGGCGGCCCCGACCGTGGATGTCGAGGCCTATCGCGCGGCGCGCCAATCTCCGGTGTTCTTCGGATCGGCCCTGAATAACTTCGGCGTGCGCGACCTGCTGGACGCCTTCGTGGCATTCGCCCCTCCGCCCTTGCCGCGGCCCACCGCTACGCGCGTGGTGGCGCCCGACGAGGAGGCCTTTTCCGGTTTCGTCTTCAAGATCCAGGCGAACATGGACCCGCAGCACCGGGACCGCATGGCATTCGTGCGCATCTGCTCGGGACGCTACCGGCGCGGCATGCGCCTCTATCACGTCCGCGAAGGACGCGAGATCAATGCCGCCAATGCCCTTACCTTTCTCGCCAACGAGCGCTCCATGGCCGACGAGGCCTATGCCGGCGACATCCTGGGCCTGCCCAATCACGGCACGATCCGCATCGGGGATACGTTCACCGAGGGCGAGCCGTTACGTTTCACGGGTGTCCCCAATTTCGCGCCCGAGCTGTTCCGGCGCGTGGTGCTGCGCGACCCCCTGAAGAGCAAGGCGCTCTCGCGGGGCTTGGAGCAGCTCACCGAGGAGGGCGCAACCCAGCTCTTTCGGCCGCTGTCCGGACACGAGATGATCTTGGGGGCGCTCGGCGCCCTGCAGTTCGAGGTCGTGACCTATAGGTTGCGTAACGAGTACGGGGTCGAGGCCGATTTCGAGCCGGCCCCGGTGGTCGCGGTGCGTTGGCTCGAGGCCGATGCCGATACGCTTAGCGATCTGCACCGGCGCCTTGCAAGCCACCTCGCCAAAGACGCGGGCGGCGCGCTCGCCTATCTCGCGCCGTCGCGCTCGCACCTCGACCTTACCGCCGAACGGTTCCCCAAGGCCCGCTTCCATGCCATTCGCGAGCAGGCCGAATAA
- a CDS encoding diguanylate cyclase: MTTVANNLSDELATSDLPYRKLLEMMPMPLVIFSGTGAVFANAAACVLMEVESAEELLGLPPTAFVHPLDGAIVESRMRNLEEGVLLNAPVALRLLTRRGRLRRITTSSARITVDSKFLVAVISTDDTMRYEAEDRLKENEENFQRLFESTQDVYYRTDADGVVLKVAPAVRRVLGYEPEEIVGRRAEDFYPSPGEREPLKKALRDHGNVQDFEGRMVRRDGVIIDISISSYALYGPTGEFLGVEGIYRDVSDRKNLERELRRLATSDSLTGIANRRAFLEQASDCLRRAARYEKDVVLFIADLDHFKVVNDRYGHVAGDAVLKGFAGAVAPELRDTDFFGRLGGEEFGILLHEVRRKEAQRVAERIGESARSLRFAAADGRQYGITVSIGATRNHRDDRGIERLLVRADMALYAAKEAGRDCIRWSEP; this comes from the coding sequence GTGACCACTGTTGCCAACAACCTTTCGGATGAGCTTGCGACGTCAGACCTTCCTTATCGCAAGCTCCTCGAAATGATGCCCATGCCGCTCGTGATCTTCTCGGGCACCGGGGCGGTCTTCGCGAATGCGGCGGCTTGCGTTTTGATGGAGGTCGAGTCGGCGGAGGAGCTGCTGGGCCTGCCACCGACCGCCTTCGTGCATCCCTTGGACGGCGCGATTGTCGAGAGCCGTATGCGCAATCTCGAAGAGGGGGTCCTCCTGAACGCCCCTGTGGCGCTCAGGCTCCTTACGCGCCGCGGTCGATTGCGCCGCATCACGACCTCCAGCGCACGCATCACGGTCGATAGCAAATTTCTGGTCGCCGTCATCTCCACGGACGATACCATGCGTTACGAAGCCGAGGACCGCCTCAAGGAGAACGAGGAGAATTTTCAGAGGCTGTTCGAAAGCACCCAAGATGTGTACTACCGGACGGACGCCGACGGCGTGGTTCTCAAGGTTGCGCCCGCCGTGCGCCGCGTTCTGGGCTACGAGCCGGAAGAGATTGTGGGCCGGCGCGCTGAGGACTTCTATCCGAGCCCAGGCGAGCGTGAACCATTGAAAAAGGCTCTGCGGGATCATGGAAATGTGCAGGATTTCGAGGGCCGTATGGTGCGCCGTGACGGAGTCATCATCGATATATCGATCAGCAGTTATGCCCTTTATGGACCCACCGGAGAGTTTTTGGGGGTCGAGGGCATCTATCGCGACGTGAGCGATCGCAAGAATCTCGAAAGGGAGCTGCGACGGCTCGCCACAAGCGACAGTCTGACCGGGATAGCCAACCGCCGTGCCTTTCTCGAGCAGGCCAGCGATTGCCTGCGGCGCGCGGCGCGTTACGAGAAGGATGTGGTGCTTTTCATCGCGGATCTGGATCACTTCAAGGTGGTGAACGACCGTTACGGGCATGTCGCGGGTGACGCGGTATTGAAGGGGTTCGCGGGGGCGGTTGCGCCTGAGTTACGTGACACGGATTTCTTCGGACGTCTCGGCGGCGAGGAGTTTGGCATCCTGCTGCATGAGGTCCGCCGCAAGGAGGCGCAACGTGTCGCCGAGCGTATCGGGGAATCCGCCCGCAGCCTGCGATTCGCCGCCGCCGATGGCCGGCAATACGGCATCACGGTGAGCATAGGGGCGACCCGGAACCATCGCGATGACCGGGGTATCGAGCGGCTCCTGGTGCGCGCCGATATGGCGCTCTATGCCGCCAAGGAGGCAGGTCGCGACTGCATACGCTGGTCGGAGCCCTAG
- a CDS encoding symmetrical bis(5'-nucleosyl)-tetraphosphatase translates to MATYAIGDLQGCLRSLQSLLAHIHYVDGTDRLWLTGDLVNRGPESLETLRFLRTLTDPVIVLGNHDLHLLGVACGARRIGAGDTLEAILSAPDRIELLDWLRKQPLLYHDEHHDVAMVHAGVPAQWDIREARTLAAELEAVLRGPDLCRALGGVYGPLPDLWSPELSGAARLRFIANALTRIRYCDLRGRLDMRDKGPLGTQTPGLVPWFDVPGRRSRETRILFGHWSSLGRRTFGNVICLDSGCLWGGTLTALRLEDSVFFSVPCESRGA, encoded by the coding sequence ATGGCCACCTACGCCATAGGAGACCTGCAGGGCTGTCTGCGATCCCTGCAGAGCCTCCTCGCGCATATCCACTACGTGGATGGCACAGATCGTCTGTGGTTGACGGGCGATCTTGTCAACCGCGGGCCCGAGTCGCTTGAAACCCTCAGGTTCCTGCGCACCTTGACGGATCCCGTCATCGTGCTCGGCAATCATGATCTGCATCTGCTCGGTGTGGCCTGCGGGGCCCGCCGCATCGGCGCAGGCGACACCCTGGAGGCCATCCTTTCGGCCCCCGATCGCATCGAGCTGCTCGACTGGCTAAGAAAGCAGCCGCTCCTGTATCATGACGAGCATCATGACGTCGCCATGGTGCATGCCGGTGTTCCCGCGCAATGGGATATCCGCGAGGCGCGCACCCTCGCCGCCGAACTCGAGGCGGTCCTTCGGGGCCCCGATCTCTGTCGGGCGCTGGGAGGCGTGTATGGCCCTCTGCCGGACCTGTGGAGCCCGGAGCTCTCGGGCGCCGCGCGGCTGCGTTTCATCGCCAACGCCTTGACGCGCATCCGCTATTGCGACCTGCGGGGACGACTCGACATGCGCGACAAGGGCCCGCTTGGGACCCAGACCCCCGGCCTCGTCCCATGGTTCGATGTGCCGGGACGGCGCAGCCGGGAGACACGTATCCTGTTCGGTCATTGGTCGAGCCTGGGTCGCCGCACCTTCGGAAACGTCATTTGTCTCGATAGCGGGTGTCTGTGGGGCGGGACGCTGACCGCCTTGCGGCTCGAGGACTCCGTCTTTTTTTCAGTACCCTGCGAAAGTCGCGGGGCTTGA
- a CDS encoding EamA family transporter: protein MKVRNVLAYAQAAGAAVLWGTVGVAGALARPAVSPFVWAWARLSLGGMFLAVVVGPRRLSRVARTLGGSGVAHAALFMAVFQGSFFVAATDLGAGPATMISVAAAPAASLLGARRHRQASSPTRPVFGLALATAVVSLLVVSVGVPGLCGASWAIASGAAYAGFAGAVASCDTHPQDRLAAVVIALLGGALVVTPVAAPQIAQLCSLRNVLLGAYLGLVATALAYAWFAAALAILGRTVVLATLVGQPVAATLLACQLLGWPVGWRTVVALAIAGLSSAWLAISGRPRPDPHLF, encoded by the coding sequence GTGAAGGTCCGCAATGTTCTTGCCTACGCCCAGGCCGCTGGCGCCGCCGTGCTCTGGGGCACTGTCGGTGTCGCCGGTGCGTTGGCACGGCCGGCGGTTTCGCCATTCGTCTGGGCTTGGGCGCGGCTGTCGCTGGGGGGGATGTTCCTCGCCGTTGTCGTAGGTCCCCGGCGCCTGTCACGTGTCGCCAGGACATTGGGGGGCTCGGGCGTAGCCCATGCCGCGCTTTTCATGGCGGTCTTTCAGGGAAGCTTCTTCGTCGCAGCGACGGACCTTGGCGCCGGCCCGGCCACTATGATATCGGTGGCCGCGGCGCCTGCGGCATCACTCCTTGGCGCACGGCGCCATCGCCAGGCATCGTCGCCGACGCGCCCAGTCTTCGGACTTGCCCTGGCGACTGCCGTGGTCAGTCTTTTGGTCGTCTCGGTCGGTGTCCCGGGTTTATGCGGTGCGAGCTGGGCCATTGCGAGCGGGGCGGCCTATGCGGGTTTCGCGGGCGCCGTGGCGTCTTGCGATACACATCCCCAAGACAGGCTGGCGGCGGTCGTCATTGCGCTCCTCGGGGGCGCATTGGTGGTGACTCCGGTGGCCGCGCCCCAGATCGCGCAGCTCTGTTCGCTGCGTAATGTCCTCCTTGGCGCCTATCTTGGGCTCGTCGCCACCGCGCTTGCCTACGCTTGGTTTGCCGCCGCCCTGGCGATCCTGGGGCGTACCGTTGTCCTGGCGACCCTTGTCGGACAGCCCGTGGCGGCGACCCTTCTGGCTTGTCAGCTGCTCGGCTGGCCGGTTGGCTGGCGCACGGTAGTCGCCCTTGCGATTGCTGGCCTCTCATCGGCGTGGCTTGCGATATCCGGACGCCCTCGTCCCGACCCGCACCTTTTTTGA
- the apaG gene encoding Co2+/Mg2+ efflux protein ApaG, with product MMSKSEHRIEVGVKTAYLDNQSAPEANRYVFAYTITITNTGSVPARLLTRHWIITDANNKVQEVRGDGVVGEQPYLEPGMSFEYTSGAMIETPVGSMRGSYQMVADDGTCFDADIPAFSLSIPRTLH from the coding sequence ATGATGAGCAAAAGCGAGCATCGCATCGAGGTGGGCGTAAAGACCGCCTATCTGGACAACCAGTCGGCCCCCGAGGCCAACCGCTACGTCTTTGCCTACACGATCACGATCACCAATACCGGATCGGTGCCGGCGCGGCTGCTGACACGTCACTGGATCATCACCGACGCCAACAACAAGGTCCAGGAGGTGCGTGGCGACGGGGTGGTCGGCGAACAGCCCTACCTGGAGCCCGGCATGAGCTTCGAATACACAAGCGGCGCGATGATCGAGACGCCCGTAGGGAGCATGCGCGGGAGCTACCAGATGGTGGCCGACGACGGGACATGCTTCGATGCCGACATCCCGGCATTCTCCTTGAGCATCCCGCGCACATTGCATTAG